The following proteins are encoded in a genomic region of Brachypodium distachyon strain Bd21 chromosome 1, Brachypodium_distachyon_v3.0, whole genome shotgun sequence:
- the LOC100837352 gene encoding uncharacterized protein LOC100837352: MTPTAELCRNQPTPPLFFFYRSSSAMATAWVRSLSCKSTAVADDVYSSPKKRPPPAKGSEALLPAWEKPRSRNQRLDGLARTPKPETEKMMKKKPRDPRQNKLAASSSSSSPAAALLAMTELPEGHSSRRVVELIFASGWGADDSVLPEVEALFRVQATARAAARFEDARRAAARSPGADARCAADGNEMMRFQCLAADGNELLCAAVATCRPGSAAVRTFASSGAAHAAAGAGAGEEGEASSRRRGMLVCRVVAGRVGRAEEDGDCDSVDNGGGELVVLDSRAVLPCFLVVYRAPTCR, encoded by the coding sequence ATGACACCCACAGCTGAATTGTGCCGAAACCAACCaactcctcctctcttcttcttctaccggTCGTCCTCGGCAATGGCGACGGCGTGGGTGCGCTCTCTCAGCTGCAAGTcgaccgccgtcgccgacgacgTCTATAGCTCGCCCAAGaagcgcccgccgccggccaagGGCTCTGAAGCATTGCTGCCGGCTTGGGAGAAGCCAAGGTCTAGAAACCAGCGCCTGGATGGACTTGCCAGGACTCCCAagccggagacggagaagatgatgaagaagaagcccagggATCCAAGGCAGAATAAGCTCGCGGcatcgtcgtcttcttcgtcaccggcggcggcgttgctgGCGATGACGGAGCTGCCGGAGGGCCACTCGTCGCGGCGCGTGGTCGAGCTCATCTTCGCCTCCGGATGGGGAGCCGATGACTCTGTTCTtccggaggtggaggcgctcTTCCGGGTGCAGGCCAcggcgcgcgccgcggcgcgcTTCGAGGACGCGCGGCGCGCCGCAGCGCGCTCGCCCGGCGCGGACGCCCGGTGCGCCGCGGACGGCAACGAGATGATGCGGTTCCAGTGCCTCGCCGCGGACGGCAACGAGCTGCTCTGCGCCGCGGTCGCCACGTGCCGGCCCGGGTCCGCCGCCGTGCGCACGTtcgccagcagcggcgcggcgcacgcggccgccggcgccggagccggagaagaaggggaagctTCTTCGCGCAGGAGGGGCATGCTGGTGTGCCGCGTAGTCGCTGGCCGCGTTGGCCgcgccgaggaagacggcgaCTGCGACTCGGTGgacaatggcggcggcgagctcgtggTGCTCGACAGCCGCGCCGTGCTCCCCTGCTTCCTCGTCGTCTACAGGGCGCCGACCTGCCGTTAA